A DNA window from Augochlora pura isolate Apur16 chromosome 9, APUR_v2.2.1, whole genome shotgun sequence contains the following coding sequences:
- the LOC144474657 gene encoding cytochrome P450 4g15-like — protein sequence METEILTTSYFQSAVLYSLVAIATVLFTIYFYIESSRVVRLAHKLPGPKPLPILGNSLLTLGVDPDHMLETLLKVDIYGPVIRAFLGRKVVIAIYHPRDVEIILSSTVHITKAPEYRFFKPWLGDGLLISAGEKWRTHRKIIAPTFHMNVLKSFVPLFYENSKDLVIRLREQVGKEFDCHDYMAGVTVDILLETAMGLREADKQKSGYEYAMAVMNMCDIIHRRHYNVNLRFDMLFKFSKFSQMQKEQIGIIHNLTSNVIRKRKEAAYRKICSEIDGKPKSNESANLFDINQEEKSDDKKKNETEKLHYVRDDLDDLDDNDVGEKKRFAFLDLLLEIRKTGAALTDEEIKEEVDTIMFEGHDTTAAGSSFVLCVLGIHQDIQDRVYEELNGIFQGSNRPCTFQDTLEMKYLERVILETLRLFPPVPAIARLLKEDVKIVTNNYVLPKDSTILIPQYMIHRLAEFYPNPEEFNPDNFLPERMQNRHYYAFVPFSAGPRSCVGRKYAMLKLKVLLSTILRNYRILSDLTEKDFRLKVDIILKRVDGFRIKIEPRNKSNSEVCI from the exons ATGGAGACCGAGATATTGACAACGTCCTATTTTCAGTCAGCAGTTCTTTATTCACTCGTTGCTATCGCTACGGTATTGTTCaccatttatttctatatcgaAAGTTCACGAGTAGTTCGGTTAGCCCATAAGCTACCAG GTCCGAAACCACTACCAATATTAGGAAATTCGTTATTAACTCTTGGTGTGGACCCGGACCACATGTTAGAGACGCTGTTAAAAGTTGATATCTACGGACCTGTCATTCGAGCTTTCCTAGGTCGGAAAGTAGTGATTGCCATATATCATCCTCGTGacgttgaaattattctaagcAGCACAGTTCATATTACCAAAGCTCCTGAATATAG GTTTTTCAAGCCATGGCTGGGTGATGGACTGTTGATCAGTGCAGGTGAAAAATGGAGGACACACAGGAAGATCATAGCACCCACCTTCCAtatgaacgtgttaaaatcaTTCGTTCCATTGTTCTATGAGAACAGCAAAGACTTAGTGATTCGATTACGTGAGCAAGTGGGGAAAGAATTCGATTGCCATGACTATATGGCAGGTGTGACAgttgatattttattggagACTGCGATGGGACTCAGAGAGGCTGACAAACAGAAATCTGGATATGAATACGCCATGGCTGTAATGAA catGTGCGACATAATTCATCGACGCCACTACAACGTAAATCTACGATTCGACATGCTCTTCAAGTTCTCAAAGTTTTCGCAAATGCAGAAAGAGCAAATCGGTATCATTCACAATTTAACGTCGAATGTTATCCGGAAGAGGAAGGAAGCAGCTTACAGAAAAATCTGCTCAGAAATTGATGGCAAGCCAAAGTCGAATGAAAGCGCGAATTTGTTTGATATCAACCAGGAAGAGAAATCCGACGACAAGAAGAAGAACGAAACAGAGAAACTCCATTACGTCAGGGACGATCTCGATGATCTCGATGATAATGACGTGggcgagaaaaaaagatttgCTTTCTTAGATCTTCTATTGGAGATTAGAAAAACTGGCGCAGCGTTAACTGACGAGGAAATTAAGGAGGAAGTAGACACTATAATGTTCGAG gGGCACGATACCACTGCTGCTGGTTCCAGCTTTGTTCTATGCGTGCTCGGCATTCATCAAGATATCCAG GATCGAGTGTACGAGGAGCTAAATGGGATTTTCCAAGGATCCAATCGCCCTTGCACTTTCCAAGATACTTTAGAAATGAAATACCTGGAACGAGTCATCCTTGAAACTTTACGACTTTTCCCGCCAGTGCCTGCCATTGCTAGACTATTAAAGGAGGACGTCAAAATTG TTACCAACAATTACGTGTTACCAAAGgattctacaatattaattccacAATACATGATACATCGGCTAGCAGAATTTTATCCAAATCCTGAAGAATTTAATCCCGATAACTTCTTACCGGAACGGATGCAAAATAGGCATTATTACGCCTTCGTTCCGTTCAGCGCTGGTCCTAG GTCGTGCGTGGGAAGGAAATATGCGATGTTAAAGTTGAAGGTCTTATTGTCGACAATCCTGCGGAACTACAGGATCCTGTCGGATCTCACAGAAAAGGACTTCCGGCTGAAGGTTGATATTATTCTCAAGAGGGTGGACGGcttccgaataaaaattgagccGCGAAACAAAAGCAATTCAGAAGTTTGTATTTGA
- the LOC144474658 gene encoding cytochrome c encodes MGDPVKGKALFSKMCSMCHTPNQGGANKLGPNLFGVVGKVSGTNANFKYTQQMKDKAVTWNESTLDAYLEFPKQYVPGTRMVFNGIRKADERKDIIAYLYTLK; translated from the exons atgggaGACCCTGTGAAAGGAAAGGCATTATTCTCAAAAATGTGCTCAATGTGTCACACGCCTAATCAAGGTGGTGCTAACAAATTAGGTCCAAATCTATTTGGCGTAGTTGGCAAAGTTTCTGGCA CCAATGCCAATTTCAAGTATACGCAGCAAATGAAGGACAAGGCCGTCACGTGGAACGAGTCAACACTAGATGCGTATTTGGAGTTTCCCAAACAATATGTCCCTGGCACGAGAATGGTATTCAATGGTATTAGAAAAGCGGATGAACGAAAAGATATAATAGCTTATTTATacacattgaaataa
- the LOC144475007 gene encoding uncharacterized protein LOC144475007 yields the protein MTTMGVTVFCNRVQLNGNDQEQVMLLRTLQDNESNIIGNQSHLIVPKNNNNNASNMNSNSVLPPYDPSRLKKHGKNGQPPPVAVARRNARERNRVKQVNNGFATLRQHIPSHIAAGYGDRGKKLSKVETLRMAVEYIRGLQRLLAEADGVEYDSSVGVGQCVPSPTSSVISSSHNGSGERLILEDDVLAGDEDNGEQLDEDEDNRKQKQSRLSPNRRAVPSPHDYYASSVGDEENLEPRTRSSTHNFSRFSPNSVASPPSEYYGQNEENLEPQILSPYSGGDSEEGAATVFAASPETFSGALYYKQEITESGEFMDVVSWWEQEQTKMVHQQHTQRLTHV from the exons ATGACGACCATGGGTGTCACGGTGTTTTGCAACCGAGTGCAACTGAACGGTAACGACCAGGAACAAGTGATGCTTCTGAGGACTCTGCAGGACAACGAGAGCAACATAATCGGCAATCAATCTCACCTGATCGTACCCaaaaacaacaacaacaacgccAGCAACATGAACTCGAACTCGGTTCTGCCGCCTTACGATCCATCCAGGCTGAAGAAGCACGGGAAAAATGGGCAACCGCCGCCGGTCGCAGTCGCGAGGAGGAACGCTCGCGAGAGGAATCGCGTGAAGCAAGTGAACAACGGGTTCGCAACGCTGAGACAACACATACCGAGCCACATCGCTGCAGGTTACGGGGACAGGGGGAAGAAGCTGTCGAAGGTGGAGACCTTGAGAATGGCTGTCGAGTACATCAGGGGGCTTCAGAGGCTACTGGCGGAAGCTGACGGCGTTGAATACGACAGTTCTGTCGGCGTCGGTCAATGTGTACCTTCGCCCACGAGCAGCGTCATTTCCTCCAGTCACAACGGATCCGGGGAGAGACTGATCCTCGAGGACGACGTACTAGCCGGCGACGAGGATAACGGTGAGCAGctggacgaggacgaggacaaCAGGAAGCAGAAACAGTCTAG ATTGTCGCCTAATCGAAGAGCAGTCCCCTCGCCGCACGATTATTACGCTTCTTCGGTGGGAGACGAGGAGAACCTGGAGCCGAGGACCCGGTCGAGCACGCATAATTTCTCTCGATTCTCGCCTAACTCGGTGGCATCTCCGCCTTCGGAGTATTACGGCCAGAACGAGGAGAATCTGGAGCCGCAAATCCTGTCGCCTTACAGCGGCGGGGACAGTGAAGAGGGTGCGGCCACCGTTTTCGCAGCCAGCCCGGAAACCTTTTCCGGCGCGCTGTATTATAAACAGGAGATCACGGAGTCAGGTGAATTCATGGATGTAGTTAGCTGGTGGGAACAGGAGCAGACCAAGATGGTTCACCAACAACACACACAACGCCTCACGCACGTCTAA